A section of the Pediococcus inopinatus genome encodes:
- a CDS encoding glycosyltransferase family 8 protein yields MKTTQERLPLFFSVDDHYVPFLLVALKSMIANAKLAYKYEIIILHEGIKEENQNQISDLANDQFDIKFVSMKGQLARVMTGKEAKLRGDYFTFTIFFRLFIADMFAEYDKAVYLDADIIVPGDIGELYQTDIGDNLVAATSDFFIGGNPFLADYSKNSVGVPAADYVNSGVLIMNLKQFRAQEFSNEFLYLYNKYHFETIAPDQDYLNAIGQGRIYHLGDEWNAQAGYPERVVENPKLVHYNLFNKPWSYANVAYGDYFWKYAKQIPGSYDAAKAMQAAYTPEQIQADKDNYKGLVENTQKIIRSGKTFKELYKQDHKPNRGVNYAND; encoded by the coding sequence ATGAAAACAACTCAAGAACGACTTCCACTCTTTTTCTCTGTGGATGACCATTACGTACCATTTTTATTGGTTGCCTTAAAATCTATGATTGCCAACGCTAAGTTAGCATACAAATATGAAATTATTATTTTGCACGAAGGTATTAAAGAAGAAAATCAGAACCAAATTTCAGACTTAGCTAATGATCAATTTGATATTAAGTTTGTGTCAATGAAGGGTCAATTAGCAAGAGTAATGACAGGTAAAGAAGCAAAATTACGTGGAGACTATTTCACGTTTACAATTTTCTTCCGCCTCTTTATTGCTGATATGTTTGCCGAATATGATAAAGCCGTTTATCTTGATGCTGATATCATTGTCCCTGGGGATATTGGTGAACTTTACCAAACTGATATCGGGGATAACTTGGTTGCGGCAACCTCAGACTTCTTTATTGGTGGCAATCCATTTTTAGCCGACTACAGTAAAAATTCTGTTGGCGTTCCTGCTGCCGACTATGTTAATTCTGGTGTTTTGATTATGAATTTGAAACAATTCCGGGCGCAAGAATTTTCTAATGAATTTTTGTACTTATATAACAAATACCATTTTGAAACCATTGCCCCAGATCAGGACTATTTAAATGCGATTGGCCAGGGACGAATTTATCATTTAGGTGATGAATGGAATGCACAAGCAGGTTATCCAGAACGGGTAGTAGAGAATCCTAAACTAGTCCACTACAATTTATTTAATAAGCCATGGAGTTATGCGAATGTGGCCTATGGAGACTACTTCTGGAAATATGCGAAACAAATTCCTGGCAGTTATGATGCAGCCAAGGCAATGCAAGCAGCATATACACCAGAACAAATTCAGGCTGATAAAGATAACTATAAAGGCTTAGTTGAAAATACCCAAAAGATTATCAGGTCAGGAAAAACTTTCAAAGAGCTTTATAAGCAAGATCACAAACCAAATCGGGGAGTGAATTATGCGAACGACTAA
- a CDS encoding DUF871 domain-containing protein encodes MARLGISLYPEHSTFEQDKAYLDLAHKYGYTRVFTSLLQINGDQDAVVANFKKIVQYANSLDFKVMVDMNPSLFKQLGITYDDLSFFDDLGAWGLRLDEGFTGMEESRMTRNPYGIKIEVNMSNGTRYLENILSFAPDKQNLLGCHNFYPQEYTGLGEDFFVKCSKLFRENNINTAAFVSSNAAKFGPWPVQDGLPTIEDDRHLPIDTQVQHLLLTGLIDDVLIGNAYASEDELKAASVAFFGQYPVLHADFVDDLTENEKLVALGKPHLYRGDASDYLLRDTMPRVWYKDKEIPAHHEQDDFKRGDIIVVNDVYSRYKGELQIALKAFPNDGRRNVVGHLTDDDLFLLNYIKPWSTFELK; translated from the coding sequence TTGGCACGATTAGGAATTTCTTTATATCCAGAGCATTCAACATTTGAACAAGATAAAGCCTATTTAGATCTAGCACATAAGTATGGTTATACACGGGTATTTACATCGCTATTACAAATTAATGGTGATCAAGACGCCGTTGTAGCTAACTTCAAGAAAATTGTGCAGTATGCGAATTCACTAGATTTTAAAGTTATGGTGGATATGAATCCATCCTTATTTAAACAACTAGGAATCACGTATGATGATCTGTCTTTCTTTGATGATCTTGGTGCGTGGGGATTACGTTTGGATGAAGGATTTACTGGGATGGAAGAATCGCGGATGACCCGAAATCCATACGGAATTAAAATCGAAGTGAATATGAGTAACGGAACCCGTTATTTGGAAAATATTCTCAGTTTTGCGCCCGATAAACAAAATCTATTGGGCTGTCATAACTTTTATCCACAGGAATACACTGGACTTGGGGAAGACTTCTTTGTGAAGTGCTCGAAGTTATTCCGAGAAAACAACATCAATACAGCTGCTTTTGTGAGCTCAAACGCTGCTAAATTCGGTCCTTGGCCTGTACAAGATGGTTTGCCAACGATTGAAGATGACCGCCACCTGCCAATTGATACGCAAGTTCAACATTTATTGTTGACGGGCTTGATTGACGATGTCTTGATCGGGAATGCGTATGCTTCAGAGGATGAATTAAAAGCTGCTTCGGTTGCTTTCTTCGGTCAGTATCCAGTCTTGCATGCGGATTTTGTGGATGACCTAACGGAAAATGAAAAGTTGGTTGCTTTGGGCAAACCCCATTTGTATCGTGGCGATGCTTCTGACTATTTGCTGCGAGACACCATGCCACGTGTTTGGTATAAAGATAAAGAAATTCCAGCTCATCATGAACAAGATGACTTTAAACGTGGTGACATTATTGTGGTCAATGATGTGTACAGCCGATACAAAGGTGAACTTCAAATTGCGTTAAAAGCATTTCCAAATGATGGCCGGCGGAACGTGGTTGGACATCTGACGGATGATGACTTATTCCTTTTGAATTACATCAAGCCATGGAGTACGTTTGAATTAAAATAA
- a CDS encoding glycosyltransferase, with protein MNILYCGNEKMADGLLISILSLLRNTKQTLNIYIMTAFIQTNEKNYYPLSEATVNFLDSEVKQANPANSVTRLDLTELFEQQAPTANMETVFTPYCMLRLFADLCPSLPDKILYLDTDVICRKDFKAFYDQDLTEHEVVGVADYYGKWVFKHKKGHFSYMNSGVLLMNLALIKQTQLLRRCRDLCRTKKMFMPDQTAINKLAVTKKIVPRRYNEQRRLHRNTVFQHFTTSFRLFPWIHTLTVKPWDVEAVHDKLKLYEYDDVLSEYQDLKPQMEALKS; from the coding sequence ATGAATATCTTGTATTGTGGCAATGAAAAGATGGCAGATGGTTTGTTGATCTCAATTCTTTCGTTACTAAGAAATACCAAGCAAACACTGAATATTTATATTATGACTGCATTTATTCAAACAAACGAAAAAAATTATTATCCACTCAGTGAAGCAACGGTAAATTTCTTAGATAGCGAAGTCAAACAAGCTAATCCAGCTAATTCAGTCACCAGACTCGATCTTACCGAACTATTTGAACAACAAGCACCAACCGCCAACATGGAAACAGTCTTTACACCTTACTGTATGTTGCGCTTATTTGCCGATTTATGTCCTAGTTTACCCGATAAGATTTTATACTTAGATACTGACGTGATTTGTCGAAAAGATTTTAAAGCATTTTATGATCAGGATCTTACTGAACATGAAGTTGTTGGGGTGGCAGATTATTATGGCAAGTGGGTTTTTAAACACAAAAAAGGCCACTTTAGTTATATGAATTCAGGAGTTTTGTTGATGAACCTTGCGTTAATCAAGCAAACTCAGTTATTACGCAGATGTCGTGATTTGTGTCGAACAAAGAAAATGTTCATGCCTGATCAAACGGCAATTAATAAATTAGCAGTCACTAAAAAAATTGTGCCCCGCCGCTACAATGAGCAACGACGTCTCCACAGAAATACAGTTTTCCAGCATTTCACTACGAGTTTCCGGTTATTTCCTTGGATCCATACTTTGACCGTTAAACCATGGGATGTTGAGGCGGTTCATGACAAACTAAAATTATACGAATACGATGATGTTTTAAGTGAGTACCAAGACTTGAAACCACAAATGGAGGCACTCAAATCATGA